The Elusimicrobiaceae bacterium genome contains a region encoding:
- a CDS encoding DegT/DnrJ/EryC1/StrS family aminotransferase, whose protein sequence is MQIPFHKSYITEDEINAVVEAMKSGWITMGPKTIEFENKFRDYIFEDSNVAPENRFAVSVNSATAALHLALKAIGLQRGDEVIMPTCTFIATAEVVTYFGAIPVLCDIEYDTHNIDASKIEPLVTARTKAIMPVHYGGQMCDMDAIAAIAKKHGLKVIEDAAHCLPSSYKNRRAGTLSDITCFSFYATKTLACGEGGMLVTTNPDYAKTAKINRLHGISRDAWDRYTAQGSWFYEVVDNGNKYNTTDINAAIGLAQLDKLDYMHSRRAAIAARYDRTFAGSAVIRPVIKAGRETSWHLYAIKVNNRDEVMAKLKGNGISTSLHFIPVHRQPYYMKEYGYRLEKYPIAEKVYAQTISLPIFTAMTEEEADFTAKETLRHAR, encoded by the coding sequence ATGCAGATTCCATTTCACAAATCCTATATCACAGAAGACGAAATTAACGCCGTAGTCGAGGCCATGAAGTCCGGCTGGATAACCATGGGCCCAAAAACCATCGAATTCGAGAACAAATTCCGCGATTACATTTTTGAAGACTCGAACGTTGCCCCGGAAAACAGGTTCGCCGTTTCCGTAAACTCGGCCACAGCCGCTTTGCACCTCGCGCTCAAGGCCATCGGCCTGCAGCGCGGCGACGAGGTCATCATGCCCACCTGCACCTTCATCGCCACCGCCGAAGTGGTAACCTATTTCGGCGCAATACCGGTGCTGTGCGACATTGAATACGACACCCATAACATTGACGCCTCCAAAATCGAGCCGCTTGTTACCGCCAGAACCAAAGCCATTATGCCGGTACACTACGGCGGACAGATGTGCGATATGGACGCAATCGCCGCCATCGCAAAAAAACACGGACTGAAAGTTATCGAGGACGCCGCGCACTGCCTGCCGTCCTCTTACAAAAACCGCCGGGCCGGCACGCTCAGCGACATAACCTGCTTCAGCTTTTACGCGACAAAAACCCTCGCCTGCGGAGAGGGGGGAATGCTTGTCACAACCAATCCCGACTACGCGAAAACCGCGAAAATCAACCGGCTGCACGGCATAAGCCGCGACGCATGGGACCGCTATACCGCCCAAGGCAGCTGGTTTTATGAAGTGGTGGACAACGGCAACAAATACAACACCACCGACATTAACGCCGCAATCGGGCTTGCCCAGCTGGACAAGCTCGATTACATGCACAGCCGCCGCGCGGCAATCGCCGCGAGATACGACAGGACGTTCGCCGGGTCCGCTGTCATCCGGCCGGTTATAAAAGCCGGCCGTGAAACCTCCTGGCACCTTTACGCCATCAAGGTTAATAACCGTGACGAAGTGATGGCGAAACTGAAAGGGAACGGCATTTCAACGTCGCTTCATTTCATTCCGGTGCACCGGCAGCCATACTACATGAAAGAATACGGATACCGGCTGGAAAAGTACCCGATCGCGGAAAAGGTATACGCCCAAACCATATCGCTGCCGATTTTCACGGCCATGACGGAAGAGGAAGCGGACTTCACGGCCAAGGAAACACTCCGGCATGCCCGCTAG
- a CDS encoding sugar transferase has translation MPARLYVPAGKRMLDMTLIIFALPLVIPLFIAAALAVKAGDGGPVFFRQKRAGLAFQPFFILKFRTMTENAERQGAQITAGGDTRITPVGKFLRAAKLDELPQLFNVLKGEMSLVGPRPEVARYVELFRQDYETVLSVRPGITDYAAIAFRNEEELLARCQRPRDAYVNEILPAKIALYKKYVAEISFLTDVKILAKTAVAVFCR, from the coding sequence ATGCCCGCTAGACTTTATGTCCCGGCAGGCAAACGCATGCTGGACATGACGCTGATAATATTCGCGCTGCCGCTGGTTATTCCGCTTTTCATTGCCGCGGCGCTCGCGGTTAAAGCCGGGGATGGCGGGCCGGTATTTTTCAGGCAGAAGCGCGCCGGCCTTGCTTTCCAGCCTTTTTTTATCCTGAAATTTCGCACGATGACGGAAAACGCCGAACGGCAGGGCGCCCAGATAACGGCCGGAGGCGACACCCGGATAACGCCGGTCGGAAAATTCCTGCGCGCCGCAAAGCTCGACGAGCTGCCCCAGCTTTTTAACGTGCTGAAAGGCGAGATGAGCCTTGTGGGGCCGCGCCCGGAGGTGGCCCGCTATGTGGAGCTGTTTCGCCAGGATTATGAAACCGTGCTGTCCGTGCGGCCCGGAATAACCGACTATGCCGCCATCGCATTTCGCAACGAAGAGGAACTGCTCGCCCGCTGCCAGCGCCCGCGGGACGCTTATGTTAACGAGATTCTGCCCGCCAAAATCGCGCTTTACAAAAAATATGTCGCGGAAATTTCTTTTTTGACAGATGTCAAAATACTTGCAAAAACTGCCGTGGCGGTGTTTTGCAGATGA
- a CDS encoding O-antigen ligase family protein, giving the protein MNLALIAALSVFAPLAFASVEPWARALLETGMLLAAVLTVTRSRYLYPSRASTTIVAGALAVALTGLLQSASAHPVNAHAGWLPFTVWRPGTRDGIVLWCCYAAFAFAVTQAVERKIHLKIAMWSVFLTGLVVAFTGIFQKTGNEVYIYGLRKISGTGMPPFGPFINRDNAASYLVMSALCGLGLFLSGFAAYDKFAGRGKKLDFFARQAVMALMLGINIYAIIFTGSRGGIHSFAAALFIVAVLAAFKFLKAGRRTLALGGAGLLACGYLTLIHFTPDLLARNSEGFTSTVLIRLSMYKSGFVMFRDFPLWGAGLDSLIHAFPYYQNYAVVPGTVEHVHSDWLELVLTAGLAGALAFMAGLTAFMFYAVRTVMKSMSPQKTIAGICLLAAAVAFCLHACFDFPLQIPGNALTFFLILGLLGTKTFEKARADFDATRKLKTRSSRYRAALVPAAAILGILALPPGLANICRLDAAGLDPAGKAVLLEKSLLWQADPRTARSAAINYYNMAVREPEKRRFYLNKAAETYMPYLKLTPLNIPLKKTAAKTADFMASDRHDSGSKNKSRQPGRQTTVN; this is encoded by the coding sequence ATGAACCTCGCGCTTATTGCCGCGCTTTCGGTGTTTGCGCCGCTCGCGTTCGCAAGCGTTGAGCCGTGGGCCAGGGCTCTGCTTGAAACCGGCATGCTGCTTGCCGCCGTTTTAACGGTTACCCGCAGCCGTTACCTTTACCCCTCGCGCGCCAGCACCACTATCGTTGCGGGCGCGCTGGCGGTGGCTTTGACAGGTCTGCTTCAGTCAGCCTCGGCGCACCCGGTGAACGCGCATGCCGGCTGGCTGCCGTTCACGGTCTGGCGGCCCGGCACCAGGGACGGCATTGTGCTGTGGTGCTGTTATGCGGCGTTTGCGTTCGCCGTGACGCAGGCGGTGGAACGGAAAATTCACCTGAAAATCGCCATGTGGTCAGTTTTCCTGACCGGCCTTGTGGTGGCATTCACCGGCATCTTCCAGAAAACCGGCAACGAAGTATACATCTACGGGCTGAGGAAGATATCCGGGACGGGTATGCCGCCATTCGGCCCGTTTATCAACCGCGACAACGCCGCCAGTTATCTGGTGATGAGCGCGCTTTGCGGGCTGGGCCTTTTTCTGTCCGGATTCGCCGCTTATGACAAATTCGCCGGGCGCGGCAAAAAACTGGATTTTTTCGCCCGGCAGGCCGTTATGGCGTTAATGCTCGGCATCAATATTTACGCGATCATATTCACCGGCTCGCGGGGAGGCATCCATTCATTCGCGGCGGCGCTGTTTATCGTGGCGGTGCTGGCGGCCTTTAAATTTTTGAAAGCCGGCCGGCGGACACTCGCGCTCGGCGGCGCCGGCCTGCTCGCCTGCGGATACCTGACCTTGATCCATTTCACGCCGGACCTGCTGGCCCGCAACTCCGAAGGATTCACGAGCACGGTGCTTATCCGCCTGTCCATGTACAAAAGCGGATTCGTGATGTTCAGGGATTTCCCGCTGTGGGGCGCGGGCCTTGATTCGCTGATCCACGCTTTCCCGTACTATCAGAATTACGCGGTCGTGCCGGGCACGGTTGAACATGTCCACTCCGACTGGCTGGAACTGGTTCTTACCGCAGGGCTTGCCGGCGCGCTGGCGTTCATGGCAGGACTAACGGCATTCATGTTCTACGCCGTGCGGACTGTAATGAAAAGCATGTCGCCGCAAAAAACCATCGCGGGGATCTGCCTGCTCGCCGCGGCAGTTGCTTTCTGCCTGCACGCCTGTTTTGATTTCCCGCTTCAGATTCCCGGCAACGCGCTGACCTTTTTCCTTATACTGGGGCTGTTAGGCACCAAAACCTTTGAAAAAGCGCGTGCGGATTTCGATGCAACCCGCAAACTGAAAACCCGATCCTCCCGTTACCGGGCGGCACTGGTTCCGGCCGCCGCCATATTGGGAATACTGGCATTGCCGCCGGGACTGGCGAACATATGCCGGCTGGACGCCGCCGGACTCGATCCCGCAGGCAAAGCGGTTCTGCTTGAAAAATCGCTGCTGTGGCAGGCCGACCCACGCACAGCGCGCAGCGCCGCCATAAATTATTACAACATGGCGGTCCGCGAACCGGAGAAAAGACGTTTTTATCTCAACAAAGCCGCGGAAACATATATGCCCTATCTAAAGCTGACACCGCTTAACATTCCGTTGAAAAAAACCGCCGCCAAAACAGCGGATTTCATGGCCTCCGACCGTCATGATTCCGGCAGCAAAAACAAATCCCGCCAGCCTGGTCGGCAAACTACTGTCAATTAA
- a CDS encoding nucleoside-diphosphate sugar epimerase/dehydratase translates to MPHRFSRYNRLIILTADAGSVALSFLLAFLLRFDFHIPAVQMDSMLMAIPLAVGIRIGALEFFEIYKGLSRYASIRELGNILKAVLIAQLGIAALLPFLRPGFPRSILILEPLLTLLLIGGSRYFIRLTRNWRYGTKHTSDTLPKMLIFGAGDMGEALLRSMLDSEHPTARIVGFLDDNPSKWGRHIHGITIFGGKNKLTKIIKDCEVDEVVVAISASKGRIIRELIEIYSRNIDRKVLFKTVPAMEDVIKGMSPSTHLRNIKLSDLLQRKPVTLDMEAVIGLLSGKTILITGAGGTIGSEVCRQILSYNPKRIILLENNNTALFNIDRELNDKHPAAKFVSVAGDIRDRETLKNIFETYSPTVIFHAAAHKHVPLMEHNPQEAVKNNVLGTRLVAETAAQYGAERFLFISTDKAVRPSSVMGATKQLAERMLNSFAAKHPGTRFMSVRFGNVLGSSGSAVQIFQEQIAAGGPVTVTDENTTRYFMTTEEAVQLILQACSMGKGGEVFVLNMGTSVKVLDLAKNLIALNGLEPGRDIKIKIIGLRPGEKLHEELFRDSDIRKDTGHGDIFAAVPDHLDGDLLDRQMRQLMEAVKLHDPVPALKLIAEAVPTYKGHPLLKADHAK, encoded by the coding sequence ATGCCGCATCGTTTTTCGAGATACAATAGATTAATTATCCTGACCGCAGATGCCGGTTCGGTAGCATTGTCGTTTCTGCTGGCGTTTCTGCTGCGCTTTGATTTTCACATACCGGCTGTTCAGATGGATTCCATGCTTATGGCTATCCCGCTGGCTGTCGGGATACGCATAGGCGCGCTGGAATTTTTCGAAATCTACAAAGGTCTTTCGCGCTACGCAAGCATCAGGGAACTGGGCAATATTCTAAAAGCGGTGCTCATTGCCCAGTTGGGCATAGCGGCGCTGCTGCCGTTTTTAAGGCCCGGGTTTCCGCGCTCGATACTCATTCTGGAACCATTGCTGACGCTTCTGCTTATAGGAGGCTCGCGTTACTTTATCCGGCTGACCCGTAACTGGCGTTACGGAACAAAACATACCTCCGATACTCTGCCGAAAATGCTGATCTTCGGCGCGGGCGATATGGGAGAAGCGTTGCTCAGAAGCATGCTGGACTCGGAACACCCGACCGCGCGCATTGTGGGGTTTCTTGACGACAATCCCAGCAAATGGGGCCGCCACATTCACGGCATAACCATTTTCGGAGGCAAGAACAAACTCACGAAAATCATCAAAGACTGCGAGGTGGACGAAGTGGTGGTCGCCATATCCGCCTCCAAGGGCAGGATCATCCGCGAACTGATCGAAATCTACTCCCGGAATATTGACAGGAAAGTGCTGTTTAAAACCGTTCCGGCAATGGAAGATGTTATAAAAGGGATGTCGCCGTCCACGCATCTGCGCAACATCAAGCTGTCGGATCTGCTGCAGCGCAAACCGGTTACGCTTGATATGGAAGCGGTTATCGGACTGCTGTCCGGGAAAACCATACTGATAACCGGCGCGGGCGGTACTATCGGCAGCGAGGTGTGCAGGCAGATCCTGTCCTATAATCCGAAACGGATTATCCTGCTGGAAAACAACAATACCGCGCTGTTTAACATTGACCGAGAATTGAACGACAAACATCCGGCCGCGAAGTTCGTGTCGGTCGCGGGCGATATCCGCGACCGGGAAACCTTGAAAAACATTTTTGAGACCTACAGTCCGACAGTAATATTTCACGCCGCGGCGCACAAACATGTCCCGCTGATGGAGCATAACCCTCAGGAAGCCGTAAAAAACAACGTGCTGGGCACACGGCTGGTCGCGGAAACCGCGGCTCAATACGGGGCGGAACGGTTTCTGTTCATCTCGACCGACAAGGCAGTGCGCCCTTCAAGCGTAATGGGCGCGACAAAACAGCTCGCCGAACGGATGCTCAACTCTTTCGCTGCTAAACATCCCGGCACGCGGTTCATGTCGGTGCGGTTCGGCAACGTGCTGGGCAGCTCCGGCAGCGCGGTACAGATTTTCCAGGAACAGATCGCCGCCGGCGGGCCGGTTACAGTCACCGACGAAAACACCACCCGCTATTTCATGACGACCGAGGAAGCCGTGCAGCTTATTCTGCAGGCCTGCTCCATGGGCAAGGGCGGAGAAGTGTTTGTGCTGAATATGGGCACTTCGGTGAAAGTGCTTGATCTGGCAAAAAATCTCATTGCTTTAAACGGACTGGAACCCGGCCGCGACATCAAAATCAAGATCATCGGCCTGCGGCCCGGCGAAAAACTGCATGAGGAACTGTTCCGTGATTCCGACATACGAAAAGACACCGGGCACGGCGATATTTTCGCGGCTGTTCCTGACCATCTCGACGGCGACCTGCTTGACCGCCAGATGCGTCAGCTTATGGAAGCGGTAAAACTGCACGACCCTGTTCCGGCGCTTAAACTCATAGCTGAAGCGGTTCCGACCTACAAGGGACACCCGCTGCTGAAAGCGGACCACGCCAAATGA
- the rpiB gene encoding ribose 5-phosphate isomerase B: MKNRTVAVGCDHAGFALKQTVIDRIIKNGDTALDLGTCGTDSVDYPDFARAVALKVAGGEAGLGVLICGSGVGVCIAANKFKNIRAGLCHDTYSAAQGVEHDHMNVLCLGARIVGAAVAESIVDAFLKARQTTEGRHLRRLGKISEIEKENMK; encoded by the coding sequence ATGAAAAACAGAACTGTGGCGGTAGGCTGTGACCATGCGGGTTTCGCGCTGAAACAGACTGTGATAGACCGGATAATCAAAAACGGCGATACCGCGCTTGATCTGGGAACCTGCGGCACCGACTCGGTGGATTATCCGGATTTCGCCAGAGCGGTGGCCCTCAAAGTGGCCGGCGGCGAAGCCGGACTGGGCGTGTTGATCTGCGGCAGCGGCGTGGGGGTCTGCATCGCCGCCAACAAATTCAAAAACATACGGGCCGGGCTGTGCCATGACACCTATTCGGCTGCGCAGGGTGTGGAGCACGACCATATGAACGTGCTGTGCCTAGGCGCGCGGATAGTGGGTGCGGCGGTGGCGGAATCAATCGTGGACGCGTTCCTGAAAGCCCGGCAAACCACCGAGGGCCGGCATTTGCGGCGGCTGGGCAAAATATCCGAGATTGAAAAAGAGAACATGAAATAA